In Nostoc sp. PCC 7120 = FACHB-418, the genomic stretch ATCAAGCTTGAGCTAAAAATGATTGGCACTCTCATGTTTTTAAATAATGAAAGTGCCAAAAAGTTTTATCTGAAGGGTCTTTATAATGGCTGACCCCGTTTGAATTGAGAAATGTTAAGTTCCATTTAGATGCTCATCGAATTAATGGCGTTTTAGATTATTTAATAATTTCTTTAGATTTGTATCTCGAATTTCATTTGTTCTCTAACTAAGGAAAGATGATTTAACTTGATAGACCCATCTGGAGATGAATAGAAACAAGCAGACTCAAGCATTACAATGCTAACAATCGATACAAGCTCTACTGCTGGTGAAAGAGAGCTTTGGTGTCTAATAGGAGCGAAAATTTGAGGTTGGGCAATGAATAAAATCCGCGTAGTTTTAATTGAAGATCATGACCTGACACGAATTGGTCTACGTGCTACTTTGCAAAAATTAGATGGCATTGAAGTCATTGGTGATGCTAGAGATGCTGCCTCTGGTCTGAAGTTGCTTAAATCTACTCAACCAGATATTGCGATTGTCGATGTGGGCTTGCCTGATATGAGCGGCATTGAGTTGACTCAACACTTTTTCAACTCAATGGACGCACAACAAACCCCTCAAACCAAGATTTTAATTATGACCATGCAGGATAGTGAAGATACTGTTCTAGCAGCCTTCGCGGCGGGAGCAGATTCTTACTGCATGAAAGATGCCAGTACTGATAAATTAGTAGAGGCTTTGCATCTGACTGTTAATGGTAATTCCTGGATTGACCCAGTAATCGCTCGGATCGTTTTACAGCAGACCCAAAAAGCTACAACTGCTGCCAACGCTCGACCAGACACGGTAGCGATTAATGGCTTGTCACCAGAATATAGCCACATTGTAGAAACATATCCGCTCACTCGAAGAGAATTAGATGTCTTAAAGCTGATTGTAGATGGATGCTCTAACGCTGTGATTGCCGAAAAACTCTACGTTTCCGTAGGTACAGTTAAGACTCACGTTCGCAATATTCTCAATAAGTTATGTGTTAGTGACCGGACTCAGATAGCAGTTCGTGCTTTACGAGCCGGATTAGTTGCTTAAGTACCTTTCTACAATTTATTATCGATACAACTTTGCCAAGAGCCAAAAACCGAGGGCAAAATTTGTTTATGGAGCAGATACACTGAATTTCTTCTCGTATCTCTTGATTACTGACCCACTTTATAGTACATTTGTACACACACGAGAGAACTATTAATCACAACCCCTAGTGAGCTATGGGGTTTTTTCTTGGGAATATTTGATATATTCCTAATTTTTAATGTAGCTACTTTTCCACTCAACAGCAATTAAGCAAGTAAAAAAAATTAATACTTGTGCATCTGTTTGATATAGGAGTAGAGAATTTCGCGTTCGCCTTGTATCACGGTTCAACATAAATTGATAAGCTACATTTTTCAATCGCTCAGAACAAAGACAGTTGCCCCGGCGATACATTCCCCCTGCGTCGGTTATGAAAACTGAGGTGACAAGCCGTACATAACGCGCATAAGTTTGACCGACGATTATCCTCCGGCACAAAATTAGAGTGATGCACTGTCAACGTTAATGCCATTCTTTGGGAACGGGTCAGATTGGATGTATCATCACCGGGACGAATACATTGCAACCCACACTTAGAACATCGCCAGTTCACTTCTTGTTTGACAACGAGTGCGATATCTGACCAGTTTTGAGGATAACGTTCTCTTGATTTCTTAGGCATGGACTGGTTGAAAAACTGTGGAACGCAACTCAAGAGTAATAACGAACTTACTTAAGAAGATAACTAAAAATCAGCGATTAATACTTGGAGAGGTTATAGGTCAGCATATTGGGCATCTAATTCTGCCATTTCACATTCGAGTTCCCAAGCTAACTGTTCAAAGTCTGGTACATCTTCTTCTAATTCGCGTGAGTAGCTGCTTGGTTCCACCCTAATTATTTCTGTTTCTGGTTTGACCTCAGCAATGTGGTTCATTCGAGAACACATGGGCATTCCCGCTTCTGCGCCTACTTTTTTGTAAGTATATTTTACTTCTAGAAATTGAAATAAATCTCCAATCGCTAAATCTGAAAATTTCATTCTTTAAAGTCCCTCAACATCTTGTGAACAAGTTTATCAGTTTAATTTGCCTACTACTTGAATTATTCTCATCAGCACTGTTTTGGGATGAAATAGCTAATAGATTAATTCATTCAATTGCTGAATAATAATCAACTCAATCAGGC encodes the following:
- a CDS encoding response regulator gives rise to the protein MNKIRVVLIEDHDLTRIGLRATLQKLDGIEVIGDARDAASGLKLLKSTQPDIAIVDVGLPDMSGIELTQHFFNSMDAQQTPQTKILIMTMQDSEDTVLAAFAAGADSYCMKDASTDKLVEALHLTVNGNSWIDPVIARIVLQQTQKATTAANARPDTVAINGLSPEYSHIVETYPLTRRELDVLKLIVDGCSNAVIAEKLYVSVGTVKTHVRNILNKLCVSDRTQIAVRALRAGLVA
- a CDS encoding HNH endonuclease, which gives rise to MPKKSRERYPQNWSDIALVVKQEVNWRCSKCGLQCIRPGDDTSNLTRSQRMALTLTVHHSNFVPEDNRRSNLCALCTACHLSFHNRRRGNVSPGQLSLF